A genomic window from Halogeometricum borinquense DSM 11551 includes:
- a CDS encoding alpha/beta fold hydrolase has translation MITVDSDGVTIAYETRGPATPERNAETVVFLEGLGYGRWMWRWQAAALSSRYEVVLLDNRGTGDSDAPDGPYSIAQMAADVDAVLSALDVDEAHVVGASMGGMIAQRYALDFDRTTSLSLLCTSHGGPEAVPTPPETKQRMFDVPDDADEREVIRYKMRPAMTDAFFESRDDLISRIVDWRLASDAPEHARTAQAEAVAAFDSSDELAALDIPTLILHGTEDRVLPVENGQLLADEIAEAADAAVVFEEYDGGSHLFFIEQAGAVNDRLATFLNNV, from the coding sequence ATGATCACGGTAGATAGTGATGGTGTAACTATCGCGTACGAAACCCGCGGTCCAGCTACGCCGGAGCGGAACGCTGAGACGGTCGTCTTCCTTGAAGGACTCGGCTACGGACGTTGGATGTGGCGGTGGCAGGCGGCCGCGTTGAGCAGTCGGTACGAAGTCGTGCTTCTCGACAATCGCGGGACCGGTGACTCCGATGCACCGGACGGTCCCTACTCGATAGCACAGATGGCCGCCGACGTGGACGCAGTTCTCTCAGCCCTCGACGTAGACGAGGCGCACGTCGTCGGCGCGAGCATGGGTGGGATGATAGCGCAACGCTACGCGCTCGACTTCGACCGGACGACCTCGTTATCGCTTCTGTGTACCTCTCACGGCGGTCCAGAGGCGGTGCCGACACCGCCGGAGACGAAACAGCGAATGTTCGACGTGCCCGACGACGCCGACGAACGTGAGGTGATCCGATACAAGATGCGCCCAGCCATGACGGACGCGTTCTTCGAGTCGCGCGACGACCTCATTTCCCGCATCGTGGACTGGCGGCTGGCGTCGGACGCTCCCGAACACGCCCGCACCGCGCAAGCCGAAGCAGTCGCCGCGTTCGACAGCAGCGACGAACTGGCGGCACTCGATATACCGACACTGATTCTCCACGGAACTGAAGATAGGGTTCTCCCGGTCGAAAACGGCCAGTTGCTGGCGGACGAGATTGCTGAGGCGGCCGACGCAGCAGTCGTGTTTGAGGAGTACGACGGCGGCTCACACCTGTTCTTTATCGAACAGGCTGGAGCCGTGAACGACCGTCTTGCGACCTTCTTGAACAATGTCTGA
- a CDS encoding DEAD/DEAH box helicase codes for MTEDDAGDTDGPSDTLSSESDELTSEPDAVGQTDIPANVAVENLSLSDFYDALEAEGRPVMTAQQTGRRLGLSQAAASEALDRLARDGTLQRVEVETDPVVYYPAEWDRLADRERIVLFPERREIVVDQPTQYTRARLAQFAHLVDSTGDRNAGTRGYLYKIRQEDVWQAPFDDLDALLSMMRSVLPRRSPHLETWVENQWKRANQFRLYTHEDDYVVLEAASESLMGNVARQKLDEEHLVAPISDTESWVRDGKEAHIKRILYEAGYPIQDDRDLETGAALDVELRAELREYQQDWTDRFTEQKSGVLVGPPGAGKTVTGIGILAAVGGETLVLVPSRELAAQWREEILRHTSLSEDQIGEYHGGQKQVRPVTIATYQTAGMDRHRSLFDDREWGLIVYDEVHHVPSRIYRRSADLQAKHRLGLSATPIREDDKEKEIFTLIGPPIGTDWSKLFEAGYVQEPEVEIRYVPWADDTARNEWSSADGRERRQLASMNPQKIAETRRLLRQHPKSKALVFVDYLDQGEELAEALDVPFISGEMRHHHRERLFRQFREGELRTLVISRVGDEGIDLPNAELAIVASGLGGSRRQGAQRAGRTMRPAGGALVYVLATRGTSEEDFAQRQMRHLAEKGVRVTESDLTT; via the coding sequence ATGACGGAAGACGACGCGGGAGACACGGACGGTCCGTCCGACACTCTATCCTCCGAGTCGGACGAACTGACTTCGGAGCCGGACGCCGTTGGGCAGACAGATATTCCGGCGAACGTCGCCGTCGAAAATCTCTCGCTTTCCGACTTCTACGATGCGCTCGAAGCCGAGGGGCGCCCGGTGATGACCGCACAGCAGACGGGTCGGCGACTCGGTCTCTCCCAGGCGGCGGCCTCGGAAGCGCTCGATAGACTTGCCCGCGACGGGACACTCCAGCGCGTCGAGGTCGAAACGGATCCAGTCGTCTACTATCCGGCCGAGTGGGACCGCCTCGCCGACCGCGAACGAATCGTTCTCTTCCCCGAACGCCGCGAAATCGTCGTTGATCAACCGACGCAGTACACTCGCGCGCGCCTCGCGCAGTTCGCCCACCTCGTAGACTCTACGGGTGACCGGAACGCGGGAACGCGGGGCTACCTCTACAAGATCCGGCAGGAGGACGTGTGGCAGGCACCGTTCGACGATCTCGACGCTCTCTTGTCGATGATGCGGTCGGTTCTCCCGCGCCGGTCGCCGCATCTGGAGACGTGGGTTGAGAACCAGTGGAAGCGCGCCAATCAGTTCCGACTCTACACCCACGAGGACGATTACGTCGTCCTCGAAGCCGCTTCCGAGAGTCTGATGGGGAACGTCGCCCGGCAGAAACTGGACGAAGAACATCTCGTTGCGCCTATCTCCGACACGGAGAGTTGGGTCCGCGACGGCAAGGAAGCGCACATCAAGCGAATCCTCTACGAGGCCGGGTACCCAATACAAGACGACCGCGACCTCGAAACCGGTGCGGCCTTAGATGTCGAACTCCGCGCTGAGCTTCGGGAGTATCAACAGGACTGGACAGATCGGTTCACAGAGCAGAAGTCGGGTGTTCTTGTCGGCCCGCCGGGAGCGGGGAAGACCGTCACCGGGATCGGAATCCTCGCGGCCGTCGGCGGCGAAACGCTCGTGCTCGTCCCGTCGCGCGAACTTGCCGCGCAGTGGCGCGAGGAGATTCTACGGCACACGTCTCTCTCCGAAGACCAGATCGGCGAATACCACGGCGGACAAAAACAGGTCCGGCCGGTCACCATCGCCACTTACCAAACGGCCGGGATGGACCGCCACCGGTCGCTGTTCGACGACCGCGAATGGGGGCTTATCGTCTACGACGAGGTACATCACGTCCCCTCTCGCATCTACCGGCGGAGCGCCGACCTACAGGCGAAGCATCGACTCGGCCTCTCTGCGACGCCAATCCGCGAGGACGACAAAGAAAAGGAGATTTTCACGCTCATCGGCCCGCCCATCGGTACCGACTGGTCGAAACTGTTCGAGGCCGGCTACGTGCAGGAACCCGAAGTGGAGATTCGGTACGTCCCGTGGGCCGACGACACCGCCCGCAACGAATGGTCGAGCGCAGACGGCCGTGAGCGCCGCCAACTCGCCTCGATGAATCCGCAGAAGATTGCCGAGACGCGCCGACTCCTCCGGCAACATCCGAAATCGAAAGCGCTCGTGTTCGTGGACTATCTAGACCAAGGCGAGGAACTCGCCGAGGCGCTCGACGTACCGTTCATCAGCGGCGAGATGCGCCACCATCACCGCGAGCGTCTCTTCCGCCAGTTCCGCGAAGGCGAGTTGCGGACGCTCGTTATTTCGCGTGTCGGCGACGAGGGAATCGACTTGCCGAACGCCGAACTCGCCATCGTTGCCTCCGGTCTCGGCGGGTCGCGCCGACAGGGAGCCCAACGCGCCGGGCGGACGATGCGCCCCGCGGGCGGCGCACTCGTCTACGTCCTCGCTACCCGCGGCACCAGCGAGGAGGACTTCGCACAACGGCAGATGCGCCATCTCGCGGAGAAAGGCGTCCGTGTCACCGAAAGCGACCTGACGACCTGA
- a CDS encoding AMP-binding protein — protein MSEGNDDGLGAFLPVSDAGPNRWVGGWSERRAQLSPEKVGLVDATTDQSFTYAELDARANRTARLLRQYGVETGERVAVISRNRPELVDLFFATAKTGGVLAPLSHRLAAPEIAELLTTVDPKLLVIESPFVELVADARAADAFDTGPSILVLSADDAGNDSDDLSDAPAFAAVPTFASALPDDASDPSDDASTPSDNASTSSDDASDPSDDASPAEHTDVSMDDPHLFLHTGGSTGTPKETVLTHEGILWNSFNTITAWGLCPEDTTPMVFPMFHTGGWNVITVPLFHLGGTVVIARDFDPAAVLRLIPKHDASVLIAVPAVLRMMCAHDDWTETDLSTLRFVKSGGGPCRESVMQAWWDRDIDLSQGYGLTECGPNNFAMPDGWPHEKADSVGVPAMHVDARVVDDDGNELQGEVGELELSGPHAARKYWNAPEETRETFDDGWVSTGDLARVDDDGYVHIEGRKKNMFVSGGENVYPPEVEDAVTAHPKVEDAVVIGIPDERWGQVGRAVVQGDDSVTVEELSAFLDDRLARFKQPKSVVFVDEMPMSGPSKIDRQALKDRFGGG, from the coding sequence ATGTCTGAGGGGAACGACGATGGTCTCGGTGCCTTCTTGCCTGTTTCTGACGCCGGGCCGAACCGGTGGGTCGGCGGGTGGTCCGAGCGCCGCGCGCAACTCTCACCGGAGAAAGTCGGCCTCGTAGACGCCACGACGGACCAGTCGTTCACGTACGCCGAGTTGGACGCACGGGCAAACAGAACGGCCCGTCTGCTCCGTCAGTACGGCGTTGAGACGGGCGAACGGGTCGCTGTCATTTCGCGTAACCGCCCGGAACTGGTGGACCTGTTCTTCGCGACCGCGAAGACGGGTGGCGTCCTCGCCCCGCTTTCGCACCGCCTCGCCGCGCCTGAAATCGCTGAACTCCTCACGACGGTGGACCCGAAACTCCTCGTCATCGAGTCGCCGTTCGTTGAACTCGTCGCCGACGCACGAGCAGCGGACGCGTTCGACACTGGTCCGTCGATTCTCGTCCTCTCTGCGGACGACGCGGGCAACGACTCGGACGACCTAAGTGACGCGCCGGCGTTCGCCGCAGTTCCGACGTTCGCTTCGGCCCTCCCGGATGATGCTTCGGACCCCTCGGACGACGCTTCGACCCCCTCGGACAACGCTTCGACCTCCTCGGACGACGCTTCGGACCCCTCGGACGATGCCTCGCCCGCCGAACACACCGACGTATCGATGGACGACCCGCATCTGTTCCTCCACACCGGGGGATCCACGGGCACGCCGAAGGAAACGGTACTCACCCACGAGGGTATTCTCTGGAACTCGTTCAACACCATCACCGCGTGGGGGCTTTGCCCCGAGGACACGACGCCGATGGTGTTCCCGATGTTCCACACCGGCGGGTGGAACGTTATCACCGTTCCGCTGTTCCACCTCGGCGGGACGGTCGTCATCGCCCGCGACTTCGATCCCGCGGCGGTGCTTCGATTGATTCCGAAACACGATGCGAGCGTACTCATCGCCGTTCCCGCCGTTTTGCGGATGATGTGCGCGCACGACGACTGGACCGAAACCGATCTCTCGACACTCCGATTCGTGAAATCGGGTGGCGGTCCCTGCCGCGAGTCCGTGATGCAGGCGTGGTGGGATCGTGATATCGACCTTTCGCAGGGCTACGGTCTCACCGAATGCGGCCCGAACAACTTCGCCATGCCCGATGGATGGCCGCACGAGAAGGCCGACTCGGTAGGCGTCCCGGCGATGCACGTCGATGCGCGCGTCGTTGACGACGATGGCAACGAACTACAGGGCGAGGTCGGCGAACTGGAACTCTCCGGTCCACACGCCGCCCGCAAGTACTGGAATGCGCCCGAAGAGACGCGTGAGACGTTCGATGACGGATGGGTCTCTACGGGTGACCTCGCCCGCGTGGACGATGACGGCTACGTCCACATCGAAGGTCGGAAGAAGAATATGTTCGTCAGCGGTGGCGAGAACGTGTATCCGCCCGAAGTCGAGGATGCTGTCACCGCTCATCCGAAGGTGGAAGACGCGGTCGTCATCGGTATCCCCGACGAACGGTGGGGCCAGGTCGGTCGCGCCGTCGTGCAGGGCGACGACTCTGTGACGGTCGAAGAACTCTCCGCGTTCCTCGACGACCGACTCGCGCGGTTCAAACAGCCGAAATCGGTCGTCTTCGTCGATGAGATGCCTATGTCTGGACCGTCGAAGATAGACCGGCAAGCGCTGAAAGATCGGTTCGGTGGTGGATAG
- a CDS encoding N-6 DNA methylase produces the protein MNLASRTDDSFLDDDRLARYERILSRYCAALRDSIDAEPIAAVRGVWRTFVRDHHGSVFAGLADESDASLPDDADAVARDVFIQSLSFDYLLRTHLDAAECALGIELERSADASDLIAGFETVHTAVEPELDAATREEIPELATDFIQTATPAAVTALHHGTVSRLARRAFGRYDTPAGLAELAVESVRNGDFTERVVLDPGCGAGAFLAAAARAKLDSLGRDGETPANSTARIANSVRGFDVNPVAVRAARLALVLSLRPLLSRDDVSSFAPRVVLADAVETTADDAPLGGTRADVLLGNPPWLTWDSLTPRVKDRWRDGPMANPDLDLFAHRGRDARLGYANDDLSVPFAWTCVHKFLRDGGRAAFVLKRDLMTGPAGKLLRRRRVGSRPLSMRHIHDFGSLSPFGREVAAGTALYRLDVGANGGSPADDCPIPTTRWSRNGETPSFDSLATIRQTLTAEDAALVPADPDTEASPWVRADAERRALGSSGYRIRHGVKDDAKAVYALDEETIEEHDLEPDHIYPYLKSKHVVKYGLFGYDRHLVPQRLAGEENESAVRRETPNTYAYLDANRDRLEARGSSWFDDGPFYSLFGLGPYTWADYKVVWCRLGYKPHFTVVSTVEDPLLGEKPVVPGDHCMFVGTDDKQEAHYLCGLLNSAPYQRCLRDISSGGKSSLSKSTVSRLAMPEWDARDEQVALAEASMAAHRIVPEHVDCSKRAYNAKTVPEIDAAQARVDRAAERFLASRDDQ, from the coding sequence ATGAACCTCGCTTCACGAACCGACGATAGCTTCCTCGATGACGACCGTTTGGCCCGCTACGAGAGGATCCTCAGCCGGTACTGTGCGGCCCTCCGCGACTCCATCGATGCGGAGCCAATCGCCGCCGTTCGGGGGGTGTGGCGTACGTTCGTCCGCGACCACCACGGCTCGGTGTTCGCCGGTCTCGCGGACGAGTCGGACGCGTCGCTCCCTGACGACGCGGACGCCGTCGCTCGTGATGTGTTCATCCAGTCGCTCTCGTTCGATTACCTTCTCCGGACACATCTCGATGCCGCCGAATGCGCTCTCGGTATCGAACTCGAACGGTCGGCTGACGCGTCTGACCTGATTGCGGGATTCGAGACCGTCCATACCGCTGTCGAACCCGAACTCGACGCAGCGACACGCGAGGAGATACCCGAACTTGCCACCGACTTCATCCAGACTGCTACTCCTGCGGCGGTCACGGCTCTCCATCACGGAACCGTCTCACGCCTTGCACGCCGGGCTTTCGGCCGCTACGATACGCCCGCCGGACTCGCAGAACTCGCCGTCGAGAGCGTTCGCAACGGTGACTTCACAGAACGCGTCGTCCTCGACCCCGGATGCGGCGCGGGCGCGTTCCTCGCCGCAGCGGCGCGAGCGAAACTCGATTCGCTCGGGAGAGACGGCGAGACGCCAGCTAATTCCACAGCCCGCATCGCCAACTCTGTCCGTGGGTTCGACGTGAACCCTGTCGCCGTTCGCGCCGCTCGCCTTGCGCTCGTTCTGTCCCTTCGGCCACTCCTCAGCCGAGACGACGTTTCCTCGTTCGCCCCGCGCGTCGTCCTCGCAGATGCCGTGGAAACGACGGCCGACGACGCCCCTCTCGGCGGCACCCGTGCGGACGTGCTTCTCGGGAATCCGCCGTGGCTGACGTGGGACTCGCTGACGCCGCGGGTGAAAGACCGCTGGCGCGACGGGCCGATGGCGAATCCGGATCTCGATCTGTTCGCTCATCGCGGGCGCGACGCCCGCCTCGGATACGCGAACGACGACCTGTCAGTGCCGTTCGCGTGGACGTGCGTTCACAAGTTCCTCCGCGATGGCGGCCGCGCGGCGTTCGTCCTCAAGCGTGATTTGATGACTGGACCGGCGGGCAAACTCTTACGCCGCCGTCGAGTCGGTTCCCGACCGCTCTCGATGCGACACATCCACGATTTCGGATCGCTGTCGCCGTTCGGACGCGAGGTCGCCGCCGGAACCGCGCTGTACCGACTCGATGTGGGTGCCAATGGTGGTTCGCCGGCGGATGACTGCCCTATCCCAACGACGCGGTGGTCTCGAAACGGCGAGACTCCCTCGTTCGATTCACTTGCGACCATCCGTCAGACGCTCACCGCCGAGGACGCCGCACTCGTCCCCGCGGACCCGGACACCGAAGCATCGCCGTGGGTCCGTGCGGACGCCGAACGCCGGGCGCTCGGTTCTTCGGGGTACCGCATCCGACACGGCGTGAAAGATGACGCAAAAGCGGTGTACGCTCTTGACGAGGAGACTATCGAGGAACACGACCTCGAACCGGATCACATCTATCCGTATCTGAAATCAAAGCACGTGGTGAAGTACGGACTGTTTGGCTACGATAGGCATCTCGTCCCGCAACGACTCGCGGGTGAGGAAAACGAGAGTGCAGTCCGACGGGAGACGCCCAACACGTACGCCTATCTCGACGCGAACCGCGACCGCCTCGAAGCGCGCGGGTCGTCGTGGTTCGACGACGGGCCGTTCTATTCGCTGTTCGGCCTCGGACCGTACACGTGGGCCGACTACAAGGTGGTCTGGTGTCGTCTCGGTTACAAGCCCCACTTCACCGTCGTCTCGACAGTCGAGGACCCGTTGCTCGGTGAGAAGCCGGTCGTTCCCGGCGATCACTGTATGTTCGTCGGGACCGACGACAAACAGGAAGCGCACTACCTCTGTGGGCTTTTGAACTCCGCGCCGTACCAGCGGTGTCTGCGGGATATCTCCTCGGGCGGGAAGTCTAGCCTGTCAAAATCGACCGTCTCTCGGTTGGCTATGCCCGAGTGGGACGCCAGAGACGAACAGGTTGCGCTCGCGGAGGCGTCGATGGCGGCCCATCGTATCGTCCCCGAGCACGTCGATTGCTCGAAGCGAGCGTACAACGCGAAAACCGTCCCTGAAATCGACGCTGCGCAGGCGCGGGTGGACCGTGCGGCCGAGCGATTTCTGGCCAGCCGTGACGACCAATGA
- a CDS encoding ABC transporter ATP-binding protein, with product MLRTTGLTKTFGGLTAVDGVDFELGGDELCSLIGPNGAGKTTFFNLLTGALTATAGTIEFRRGSESSREDGGSDTDGAWQDITTAAPHETAAMGIHRSYQITNVFPTSTVFENVRIAAQANGDDATTFWRNANHYDEYETEARAILERVGLTEHASVPASSLSHGEKRQLEVGIALAGDPDVLLLDEPNAGVSSESVGDIIDLIEDVATDHAVLLVEHNMDIVMNVSDRVVVLNQGKLIADGSPADVRDNEAVQRAYLGGYESGTRHSSESDGADAPDEESASAEGSV from the coding sequence ATGCTCCGAACGACTGGTCTGACGAAGACGTTCGGCGGCCTCACCGCCGTCGATGGTGTCGATTTCGAACTCGGCGGAGACGAACTCTGCTCGCTCATCGGCCCGAACGGCGCGGGGAAGACGACGTTTTTCAACCTGCTGACGGGTGCGCTCACCGCCACTGCGGGAACTATCGAGTTCCGTCGGGGGTCAGAGAGCAGTCGCGAAGACGGCGGAAGCGACACCGACGGCGCGTGGCAAGATATCACGACGGCGGCCCCGCACGAGACGGCGGCGATGGGAATCCACCGATCCTACCAGATCACGAACGTCTTCCCGACGAGTACGGTGTTCGAGAACGTTCGAATCGCCGCGCAGGCAAACGGCGACGACGCGACGACGTTCTGGCGAAACGCCAACCATTACGACGAGTACGAGACGGAGGCACGAGCGATTCTGGAACGTGTCGGCCTCACCGAGCACGCGAGCGTTCCCGCGTCATCGCTCAGCCACGGCGAAAAAAGACAGTTGGAGGTTGGCATTGCCCTCGCGGGCGACCCCGACGTACTTCTGTTGGACGAACCGAATGCGGGCGTCTCCTCGGAGAGCGTCGGCGATATCATCGACCTCATCGAGGACGTAGCGACGGACCACGCCGTCCTGCTGGTCGAACACAACATGGATATCGTGATGAACGTCTCCGACCGTGTCGTCGTCCTCAACCAAGGGAAACTCATCGCGGATGGGTCGCCCGCTGACGTGCGGGATAACGAGGCGGTCCAACGCGCCTATCTCGGCGGTTACGAGTCCGGAACGCGACACAGTAGCGAGTCTGACGGCGCCGATGCACCGGATGAAGAGTCAGCATCTGCGGAGGGATCAGTGTGA
- a CDS encoding MaoC family dehydratase, which yields MAVATMGDAVEASLLVTKSTIDEFASLSGDNNPIHLDDDYAAETMFGGRIAHGMIAASVISAALADLPGDIIYLSQDFEFENPVRPGDNIVARVEVVEELGKDRIRVKTTASVDEKSVLSGEAVVLSVPHEDAD from the coding sequence ATGGCAGTAGCTACGATGGGTGACGCTGTCGAGGCGTCACTTCTCGTCACCAAATCGACTATCGACGAGTTCGCCTCTTTATCGGGCGATAACAACCCAATTCATCTCGATGATGATTACGCCGCCGAGACGATGTTCGGCGGACGAATTGCTCACGGGATGATCGCCGCATCAGTCATCAGTGCCGCTCTCGCGGACCTCCCCGGAGACATCATCTACCTTTCACAGGACTTCGAGTTCGAGAATCCGGTTCGGCCGGGCGATAACATCGTCGCGCGCGTCGAAGTGGTAGAAGAACTCGGCAAAGACCGAATCCGCGTCAAGACGACGGCGAGCGTTGACGAGAAAAGCGTGCTGAGCGGTGAAGCGGTGGTGTTGTCGGTCCCGCACGAAGACGCAGACTGA
- a CDS encoding helix-turn-helix domain-containing protein, producing the protein MIDLTVDVEQYDCPFVAATDDHPVAFSAVHWEYDTAADRTETRMVVEAADRESLDAGLSVLRGHEGTADYQLLSRRNDVAHIRTVIGQTDAMRIIREEDGFITGPSFIEDGSELWRIGFDDRETEEEVLSRLDRNHEFDVVKRNAPDLPELTDFVQNVGAAMTLIEGCRDLSDVERKTLESAIDGGYFQSPRSATLGSLADEFDVSKPAVSKNLRRGQRKMIERVVNALDELEG; encoded by the coding sequence ATGATCGACCTCACGGTGGATGTAGAGCAGTACGACTGTCCGTTTGTCGCCGCCACCGACGATCATCCCGTTGCGTTCTCGGCGGTACACTGGGAGTACGATACCGCCGCCGACCGTACCGAGACGCGGATGGTCGTAGAGGCCGCAGACCGGGAAAGTCTCGACGCCGGGTTGTCCGTCCTTCGCGGTCACGAGGGAACGGCCGATTATCAGCTTCTCTCGCGCCGAAACGACGTTGCGCACATTCGAACCGTCATCGGACAAACCGACGCGATGCGGATCATCCGTGAGGAGGACGGATTCATCACCGGCCCGTCGTTCATCGAGGACGGAAGCGAACTGTGGCGTATCGGCTTCGACGACAGAGAGACAGAGGAGGAAGTCCTCTCACGTCTCGACCGCAACCACGAATTTGACGTGGTGAAGCGAAACGCGCCCGACCTCCCCGAACTCACCGACTTCGTGCAGAACGTCGGCGCGGCGATGACGCTCATCGAAGGCTGTCGTGACCTCTCGGACGTAGAGCGGAAAACGTTGGAATCGGCCATTGACGGCGGCTACTTTCAGAGTCCCCGTTCGGCTACACTTGGTTCGCTGGCCGACGAGTTCGACGTCTCGAAACCCGCCGTGTCGAAGAATCTCCGCCGCGGCCAACGGAAGATGATCGAACGTGTCGTCAACGCGCTGGACGAGTTAGAGGGCTGA
- a CDS encoding ABC transporter ATP-binding protein, translated as MTDTLLEVEDVHAYYGDSHVLEGVTLDVNEGEVVALVGRNGVGKTTTLRSIMQLTPPRKGSVRYRGTELAGLRTHEVADRGLGWIPEDRRMFSQLTVEENIRVAVPDAENVSAGLERAFETFSDLRDHRKQKAGSLSGGQQQMLAIARGLVGENDLLLVDEPSEGLAPLIVEAVADALTAAAAETTLLLVEQNLPLALDLADRFYVLDHGTVVDSGETANVSADDERLRRYLSA; from the coding sequence GTGACCGACACGCTCCTCGAAGTCGAGGATGTCCACGCCTACTACGGCGACAGCCACGTCCTCGAAGGCGTCACGCTCGACGTGAACGAGGGCGAAGTCGTCGCCCTCGTCGGGCGGAACGGCGTCGGCAAAACGACCACGCTCCGCTCGATTATGCAACTCACGCCGCCGCGAAAGGGAAGCGTCCGCTACCGCGGAACGGAACTCGCCGGGTTACGGACGCACGAGGTCGCAGACAGGGGTCTCGGGTGGATTCCCGAGGACCGGCGGATGTTCTCGCAACTGACGGTTGAGGAGAATATCCGCGTGGCCGTCCCCGACGCCGAAAACGTCTCCGCGGGTCTCGAACGTGCGTTCGAGACGTTCTCCGACTTGCGCGACCACCGCAAGCAGAAGGCTGGATCGCTCTCGGGCGGCCAACAGCAGATGCTCGCCATCGCTCGCGGTCTCGTCGGGGAAAACGACCTGCTGCTCGTTGACGAACCCTCGGAAGGACTCGCACCGCTCATCGTGGAGGCGGTGGCCGACGCGCTCACGGCGGCCGCAGCAGAGACCACGCTCCTTCTCGTCGAACAGAATCTCCCGCTGGCGCTCGACCTCGCGGACCGTTTCTACGTCCTCGACCACGGCACCGTGGTCGATTCGGGCGAGACGGCGAACGTCTCGGCGGACGACGAACGACTCAGACGGTACCTCTCGGCATGA
- a CDS encoding ABC transporter substrate-binding protein: protein MSTDDRISRRSVLSTLGAAGVTGFAGCAGGDNGGTDQTTTGTDGETMAGEGDATGTTTGSAGGASGTVKLGVIQPMSTDLKYYGMQALWGFFSGMAYKGDTDPVTGIESGEYTVSVGGVDYELYVRDTKFSADTAQTLATDLVQSEDVDMLVGCASSGAASRVITTVAKQANVPYMVGPAASADITGNSKTCGDMIFRAAENTAMDARSGGKYVAQETDVQQVYLFGADYSFGRAVVNNYESVLKANNVEIVGKKFVQQGYSEWKGLLDKASEAGAQGIVGGFTVSTLPALFTTYLNGDYNYRVFGGFATEITTSVVGQTLQKVFGKPLTEQKLQGKQFGPFTTRYHWNQYDNDINSAFVDMYSKAYGRVPDLFTSGMFTAASAIVQAVEESGSTEGADIASSLRGMTVAETPKGTDGYAFQKYNNQARSAMTVADPVPITDEWKDQWGAAIMPSDPVARIDASETTIPSDAEEMGCSL, encoded by the coding sequence ATGAGCACTGATGACCGAATCTCACGGCGGAGCGTTCTCTCGACGCTCGGGGCGGCGGGCGTGACGGGTTTTGCGGGCTGTGCCGGTGGCGATAACGGTGGTACTGACCAGACAACGACCGGTACAGACGGCGAAACGATGGCAGGTGAGGGCGACGCGACAGGAACCACGACCGGGTCCGCGGGCGGCGCGTCCGGAACGGTCAAGCTCGGCGTCATTCAGCCGATGTCAACTGACCTGAAGTACTACGGCATGCAGGCGCTCTGGGGCTTTTTCTCCGGCATGGCGTACAAAGGAGACACCGATCCGGTGACAGGAATCGAGTCGGGCGAGTACACCGTCTCCGTCGGCGGTGTGGACTACGAGTTGTACGTCCGAGACACGAAGTTCTCCGCTGATACGGCGCAGACGTTGGCGACGGACCTCGTGCAGAGCGAAGATGTGGACATGCTCGTCGGTTGTGCGTCGTCGGGTGCCGCCTCCCGCGTCATCACCACGGTCGCAAAGCAAGCGAACGTGCCGTACATGGTCGGCCCCGCCGCCTCGGCAGATATCACAGGGAATTCGAAGACGTGCGGTGACATGATATTCCGTGCCGCAGAGAACACTGCGATGGATGCCCGCTCCGGCGGGAAGTACGTCGCACAGGAGACGGACGTACAGCAGGTGTATCTGTTCGGTGCGGACTACTCGTTCGGGCGCGCGGTCGTCAACAACTACGAGTCGGTATTGAAGGCCAACAACGTCGAAATCGTCGGTAAGAAGTTCGTCCAACAGGGCTACTCCGAGTGGAAGGGCTTGTTGGACAAAGCGTCCGAGGCGGGCGCGCAGGGTATCGTCGGCGGGTTCACCGTCTCCACGCTCCCGGCACTGTTCACAACGTACCTCAACGGCGACTACAACTACCGCGTCTTCGGCGGATTCGCCACCGAAATCACGACTTCGGTGGTCGGTCAGACCCTCCAGAAAGTGTTCGGCAAGCCCTTGACGGAGCAGAAACTTCAGGGGAAACAGTTCGGACCGTTCACGACCCGCTATCACTGGAATCAGTACGATAACGACATCAACAGCGCGTTCGTGGACATGTACTCGAAGGCGTACGGGCGGGTTCCGGACCTGTTCACGTCGGGGATGTTCACCGCCGCCTCGGCTATCGTGCAGGCAGTCGAGGAGTCGGGGTCCACCGAGGGCGCGGACATCGCGTCGTCTTTGCGCGGCATGACCGTCGCGGAGACGCCGAAAGGGACCGATGGCTACGCGTTCCAGAAGTACAACAATCAGGCTCGCTCGGCGATGACCGTCGCGGACCCCGTTCCGATCACCGACGAGTGGAAAGACCAGTGGGGCGCGGCTATCATGCCGTCAGACCCCGTTGCCCGCATCGACGCGTCCGAGACGACGATTCCCTCGGACGCCGAGGAGATGGGCTGTTCCCTCTAA